The proteins below come from a single Scatophagus argus isolate fScaArg1 chromosome 15, fScaArg1.pri, whole genome shotgun sequence genomic window:
- the dhrs7 gene encoding dehydrogenase/reductase SDR family member 7 isoform X2 yields MDCCLVSLLWWCIPLYLLLHFVSFIFADADFTLLWAALLGHKPENKLKGLVVWVTGASSGIGEELAYQLAKCGSHLILSARREDELKRVKRHCLECSDLQDENILVLPLDLTERASHEEKTKAAIRHFGHIDILINNGGRSQRSLCMETNIDVYQALMDINFLGTVSITKQVLPHMAQQGTGSIVTVSSVAGLAGAPLSTGYCASKHALQGFFNALRAELAEFPNILISTVCPGPVQSQIIQNAFTEDVNKFVFSDPFPFHYRSPWPQLATRNIRCQQVAVCV; encoded by the exons ATGGACTGTTGTCTTGTGTCTTTGCTGTGGTGGTGCATACCACTTTATTTACTTCTTCACTTCGTGTCTTTCATTTTCGCGGATGCAGATTTCACCCTGCTGTGGGCAGCCCTGTTGGGACACAAACCAG AGAACAAGCTGAAGGGGCTGGTGGTGTGGGTTACTGGAGCCTCCAGTGGTATTGGAGAAGAGCTGGCCTACCAGCTAGCAAAGTGTGGCTCACATCTCATCCTGTCTGCACGACGTGAGGATGAGCTGAAAAGGGTGAAACGTCACTGTTTAG AGTGCTCTGACCTCCAGGATGAAAATATTCTTGTTCTTCCACTTGACTTGACGGAGAGAGCATCACAcgaggagaaaacaaaagccgCAATCCGGCACTTTGGACAC ATTGATATCCTCATTAACAATGGCGGCAGAAGCCAGCGCTCCCTGTGCATGGAGACCAATATTGATGTGTATCAGGCCTTGATGGATATCAATTTCCTGGGTACGGTCTCCATCACGAAGCAGGTGCTGCCTCACATGGCGCAGCAAGGCACTGGGAGCATTGTGACTGTCAGCAGTGTCGCAGGCCTCGCTGGGGCGCCCCTGTCTACAGGATACTGTGCTAGCAAACACGCTCTTCAG GGTTTCTTTAATGCCCTTCGAGCTGAGCTGGCTGAATTCCCAAACATACTCATCAGTACAGTGTGTCCAGGGCCTGTGCAATCACAGATTATCCAAAATGCTTTCACAGAGGACGTAAACAAg tttgttttcagtgaccCGTTTCCTTTCCATTACCGAAGCCCATGGCCACAGTTGGCAACCAGGAATATAAGATGCCAACAAGTCGCTGTGTGCGTTTAA